In a single window of the Bacteroides acidifaciens genome:
- a CDS encoding TonB-dependent receptor plug domain-containing protein: MKAFTLKTLLSCGFSQSLYISLMKKGGAILLLALLPVSMIYADHETSPKDTVKLAYSPQQIDGADLMKVKDANFVNSLIGRVAGATINPSASGVGGSVRMVLRGYRSILKSNNVLFTLDGVPLPRLEPEQSFNVNTSNWQTGDGIAAFSPDDIKSISVLSTAAASTLYGSRSASGVVMINTKKAHSGKLRVELGNSTTFSSPLVMPEFQQTYVAGWGEKTNHPQSWNPADFFRTGHTINNSLSLSIGNEYNQTRVSAVTMNGTGIIPNNDVDRYNFSFRNTSSLLNHRLKLDFTLRYIHTAEQNMLSQGMYGNPLVPVYLVPDVLQERISVNPDYNYKNHFEVYDPKLGANAQYWPLGNMGMGMQNPYWIINRNLYNQKKRRLLGGIGAKYDLTSWLNVAGRIHCDRDKETATEKLYASSLQANPLGSYYESEDKNTQFYSDLLFNVNKKLGDFSINATLGSSICDTKFDNSYIDGALGVVNQFNLSGLDKHGGSYYRDQDFNYHDRATSLFMLAQLGYKNLLFLDLGGRIEWLKFWDDDSSYSTDVIYPSVGVSVVPTGWLSDNPNRFLSFLKLNYTYSETGNSFTDYIFLNKKRVGLKPRLEDNMLDPEHTKSHEIGLNAGFLNDKISLAFTMYKTSTSDLPFGGYLSIPSQGDIYFMYNGAKVDNKGFELILSTNMNIGQVKWDGRFTYSINKNEVKQLLEPQKNPITGTDFNLKEIQMGKGIGWYTPLKEGGSIGDIYITDFQRDAQGDVIVDKSSQTVNPAYDYVYAGNTDPKYTMGLANSFLWKGFELDFVIHARFGGVGVSMTQAAMDRFGVSQATAIARDNGGVWVSDEKIPAENYFRQVGQACTGTVYTYDATNIRLAEMSIAYHIPVNRWVKWIQDVRVALVGRNLLMLYNKAPFDPESTASTGTWGQGIDNFRQPSYRNMGFSVNLTF; this comes from the coding sequence ATGAAAGCATTTACTCTCAAAACTTTGCTTAGTTGTGGCTTCTCACAATCTTTGTACATTTCTTTGATGAAAAAAGGAGGTGCGATTCTTTTATTGGCCTTGTTACCTGTTTCTATGATTTATGCGGATCATGAAACTTCTCCAAAGGATACGGTGAAGTTGGCATACAGTCCACAACAGATTGATGGGGCCGATCTGATGAAGGTGAAAGACGCCAATTTCGTAAACTCCCTGATAGGAAGAGTGGCGGGAGCTACTATTAATCCCAGTGCTTCCGGTGTGGGTGGTTCAGTAAGGATGGTGTTGCGTGGTTACCGTTCCATATTAAAATCCAACAATGTGCTTTTTACTTTGGATGGTGTACCTTTGCCACGATTGGAGCCAGAGCAATCTTTTAATGTAAATACCTCTAACTGGCAGACTGGTGATGGTATAGCAGCTTTCTCTCCTGATGATATAAAGAGCATTTCTGTTTTGAGTACCGCAGCAGCTTCTACTTTGTATGGTAGTCGTTCCGCTAGCGGTGTGGTGATGATTAATACAAAGAAAGCACATTCCGGAAAACTAAGAGTAGAGTTGGGGAATAGTACCACTTTCAGTTCGCCACTTGTCATGCCTGAATTCCAGCAGACCTACGTGGCGGGGTGGGGAGAAAAGACGAATCATCCTCAGTCATGGAATCCAGCAGACTTTTTCCGTACCGGACATACTATCAATAATTCCCTTAGCCTTTCTATAGGAAATGAATATAATCAAACCCGAGTATCGGCTGTCACAATGAATGGCACTGGCATCATTCCCAACAACGATGTAGATCGTTACAATTTCTCATTCCGGAATACATCTTCTTTATTAAATCATAGACTGAAACTCGACTTTACTTTGAGATATATTCATACCGCAGAACAGAATATGTTATCGCAAGGTATGTATGGTAATCCATTGGTTCCTGTCTATTTGGTACCTGATGTGTTGCAAGAGCGTATTAGCGTCAATCCCGATTATAACTACAAGAATCATTTTGAAGTTTACGATCCGAAACTTGGGGCTAATGCGCAATATTGGCCTTTAGGAAACATGGGGATGGGTATGCAAAATCCTTATTGGATAATCAACCGGAATCTGTACAATCAGAAAAAGAGACGTTTACTAGGTGGGATAGGAGCAAAATATGATTTGACCTCCTGGCTCAATGTGGCGGGGCGTATTCATTGCGATCGTGATAAAGAAACTGCCACCGAAAAACTTTATGCGTCTTCTCTTCAAGCCAATCCTTTGGGCTCGTATTATGAGTCTGAAGATAAGAATACCCAGTTTTATTCCGATCTCCTGTTCAATGTCAATAAAAAGCTAGGGGACTTTTCGATTAATGCCACTTTAGGTTCTTCTATTTGTGATACGAAGTTTGATAACTCTTACATTGACGGTGCATTGGGAGTAGTGAATCAGTTTAATTTATCAGGGCTGGATAAACATGGGGGCTCTTACTATAGAGATCAAGACTTCAATTATCACGACCGGGCTACATCATTGTTTATGCTTGCGCAATTGGGATATAAAAACCTGTTATTTCTTGATTTGGGCGGACGAATAGAATGGCTGAAATTCTGGGATGATGATTCAAGTTATTCAACAGATGTTATCTATCCTTCGGTAGGGGTATCTGTAGTCCCAACAGGATGGTTGTCTGATAATCCCAACCGATTCCTTTCGTTTCTAAAACTCAATTATACCTATAGTGAAACCGGTAATAGTTTTACTGATTATATCTTTTTGAATAAAAAAAGGGTGGGTTTGAAGCCCAGATTGGAGGATAATATGCTGGATCCCGAGCATACTAAGTCTCACGAAATAGGACTCAATGCAGGTTTTCTTAATGATAAAATCAGTTTGGCGTTTACAATGTACAAGACATCTACTTCCGATTTACCGTTTGGAGGATATCTTTCTATTCCCTCTCAGGGGGATATTTATTTCATGTATAATGGGGCCAAGGTTGATAATAAAGGTTTCGAGCTTATCTTGAGTACAAATATGAATATCGGGCAGGTAAAGTGGGATGGACGTTTCACTTATTCTATCAATAAGAATGAAGTAAAGCAGCTTTTAGAACCTCAGAAAAATCCTATAACGGGTACCGATTTTAATTTAAAAGAAATCCAAATGGGTAAAGGTATCGGTTGGTATACTCCATTGAAGGAAGGTGGCTCTATAGGTGATATATATATTACAGATTTTCAGAGAGATGCACAGGGGGATGTTATTGTTGATAAATCCTCACAGACTGTCAATCCTGCATACGACTATGTGTATGCAGGTAATACTGATCCTAAATATACGATGGGCTTGGCTAACAGTTTTTTATGGAAAGGCTTTGAACTCGATTTTGTGATTCATGCCCGTTTTGGTGGTGTAGGTGTGTCGATGACGCAAGCTGCTATGGATCGATTTGGTGTCTCGCAGGCTACGGCAATAGCCCGTGATAATGGCGGTGTCTGGGTTAGTGATGAAAAGATTCCGGCAGAGAACTACTTTCGGCAGGTAGGACAGGCATGTACGGGAACAGTGTATACCTATGATGCCACTAATATTCGTCTTGCTGAAATGTCGATAGCCTATCATATCCCCGTTAACCGGTGGGTAAAATGGATACAAGATGTTCGGGTGGCATTAGTGGGACGTAATTTGCTTATGTTGTACAATAAAGCTCCGTTTGATCCGGAATCTACGGCAAGCACGGGAACCTGGGGGCAGGGCATAGACAATTTCCGTCAGCCTAGCTACAGAAACATGGGCTTTTCCGTTAATCTGACTTTTTGA
- a CDS encoding methyltransferase domain-containing protein, whose product MEKLSINACPVCGGMHLKRVMTCTDFYASGEQFELYSCEDCGFTFTQGVPVEAEIGKYYETPDYISHTDTRKGAMNNIYHYVRSYMLGRKARLVAKEAHRKTGRLLDIGTGTGYFSDTMVRRGWKVEAVEKSPQAREFAKTHFELDVKPESALKEFAPASFDVITLWHVMEHLESLNETWETLRELLTEKGVLIVAVPNCSSYDAKRYGEYWAAYDVPRHLWHFTPGTIQQLASRHGFIMAARHPMPFDAFYVSMLSEKHRGSSCSFLKGMFAGTLAWFNALGRKERSSSMIYVFRKKR is encoded by the coding sequence ATGGAGAAACTCAGTATAAATGCTTGTCCGGTGTGTGGCGGTATGCACTTGAAACGCGTCATGACTTGTACGGATTTTTATGCTTCGGGCGAACAGTTTGAACTGTATTCGTGTGAGGACTGTGGATTTACATTCACACAAGGAGTTCCCGTGGAAGCAGAGATAGGCAAGTATTATGAGACTCCCGACTATATCTCTCACACCGATACGCGCAAAGGCGCGATGAATAATATCTACCATTATGTACGTTCCTATATGCTGGGCCGCAAAGCGCGCCTGGTAGCCAAGGAAGCGCATCGTAAAACAGGGCGCTTGCTCGATATAGGTACGGGAACCGGTTACTTTTCTGATACAATGGTTCGCCGGGGATGGAAGGTAGAGGCAGTGGAGAAAAGCCCGCAGGCACGTGAGTTTGCAAAAACGCATTTCGAACTGGATGTAAAGCCTGAATCGGCTCTGAAAGAGTTTGCTCCTGCTAGTTTTGATGTTATCACTCTCTGGCATGTGATGGAGCATCTCGAATCTTTGAATGAGACTTGGGAAACGCTTCGCGAATTGCTGACAGAAAAAGGAGTATTGATTGTGGCAGTACCCAACTGCTCTTCTTATGATGCCAAGCGCTACGGTGAATATTGGGCGGCTTATGACGTTCCCCGTCATCTTTGGCATTTCACTCCGGGCACTATACAACAGCTGGCTTCCCGTCATGGCTTTATTATGGCGGCACGTCATCCGATGCCGTTCGATGCGTTTTACGTATCTATGTTGAGCGAGAAACATCGTGGCAGTTCATGCAGTTTCCTGAAAGGGATGTTTGCCGGGACGTTGGCCTGGTTCAATGCTTTGGGAAGGAAAGAACGCAGCAGTTCAATGATTTATGTATTCCGAAAAAAGAGATAA
- a CDS encoding cell division protein FtsX: MGNQNKYKSGSIFDMQFITSSISTTLVLLLLGLVVFFVLTAHNLSVYVRENISFSVLISDDMKEADILKLQKKLNQEPFVKQSEYISKKQALKEQTEAMGTDPEEFLGYNPFTASIEIKLHSDYANSDSIARIEKMIKKNTNIQDVLYRKELIDAVNDNIRNISLVLLALAVVLTFISFALINNTIRLAIYSKRFLIHTMKLVGASWGFIRGPFLRKNVWSGILAAIVADSVLMGTAYWAVTYEQELLQVITPEVMLIVCASVLVFGIVITWLCAYFSMNKYLRMKANSLYYI, encoded by the coding sequence ATGGGAAATCAAAACAAATATAAGTCAGGTTCGATTTTCGACATGCAGTTCATCACGTCGAGTATCAGTACGACATTAGTGTTGCTGTTGCTGGGACTGGTTGTCTTCTTCGTATTGACAGCACACAATCTTTCCGTATATGTCCGCGAGAATATCAGTTTCTCCGTTCTTATCAGTGACGACATGAAAGAAGCGGATATACTGAAACTTCAGAAGAAGCTGAATCAGGAACCTTTCGTGAAACAATCCGAATATATCTCTAAAAAACAAGCACTGAAAGAACAGACGGAAGCAATGGGAACCGATCCGGAAGAATTCCTGGGCTATAACCCCTTTACCGCTTCCATCGAAATCAAGCTTCATTCCGACTATGCCAACTCCGACAGCATCGCGAGGATAGAGAAAATGATTAAAAAGAACACCAATATTCAAGACGTGCTCTATCGAAAGGAACTGATTGACGCTGTGAATGATAATATACGAAATATCAGCCTGGTGCTACTCGCTCTGGCAGTGGTGCTCACTTTTATTTCTTTTGCTCTGATAAACAATACAATAAGGCTGGCCATCTACTCGAAACGCTTCCTCATTCATACAATGAAACTGGTAGGGGCGAGTTGGGGATTCATCCGAGGACCATTCCTCCGAAAGAATGTATGGAGCGGAATACTGGCAGCCATTGTTGCCGATTCCGTATTGATGGGAACCGCCTATTGGGCGGTGACGTACGAGCAGGAATTGCTTCAGGTCATCACTCCCGAAGTCATGCTGATTGTATGTGCAAGTGTATTGGTGTTCGGGATTGTAATAACGTGGCTGTGCGCCTATTTCTCCATGAACAAGTATCTGAGAATGAAAGCGAACAGCCTATACTATATTTAA
- a CDS encoding DUF3098 domain-containing protein, with protein sequence MSDKRKFAFDKVNFILLAIGMAIVIIGFLLMSGPSSSETVFEPDIFSVRRIKVAPVVCLFGFLSMIYAVLRKPKMTEVPKIKRE encoded by the coding sequence ATGTCTGACAAGCGGAAATTTGCCTTTGATAAAGTGAACTTTATCTTGCTCGCGATAGGAATGGCGATTGTTATTATCGGTTTCCTGTTGATGTCGGGACCCTCGTCGTCCGAAACGGTTTTCGAACCGGATATTTTCAGTGTACGCAGAATAAAGGTGGCGCCTGTCGTTTGCCTGTTTGGTTTTTTGTCTATGATATATGCCGTGCTGCGTAAGCCTAAAATGACTGAAGTGCCTAAAATTAAAAGAGAATAA
- a CDS encoding undecaprenyl-diphosphate phosphatase, with protein MSWLEALILGLIQGLTEYLPVSSSGHLAIGSALFGIQGEENLAFTIVVHVATVCSTLVILWKEIDWIFRGLFKFQMNDETRYVINILISMIPIGIVGVFFKDYVETIFGSGLLIVGCMLLLTAALLTFSYYYKPRQKEKISMKDALIIGIAQACAVMPGLSRSGSTIATGLLLGDNKAKLAQFSFLMVIPPILGEALLDGMKMMKGEDVVGDIPALSLIVGFLAAFVAGCLACKWMINVVKKGKLIYFAIYCAIAGLVTIILS; from the coding sequence ATGAGTTGGTTAGAAGCATTAATCCTTGGACTGATTCAGGGATTGACTGAGTATTTGCCCGTAAGCAGCAGTGGTCATCTGGCCATCGGGTCGGCATTGTTCGGGATACAGGGGGAAGAGAATTTGGCATTCACGATTGTGGTGCATGTGGCTACGGTATGCAGCACGCTGGTGATTTTATGGAAGGAGATAGACTGGATTTTCCGCGGGTTGTTTAAGTTTCAGATGAATGATGAGACGCGATATGTCATCAATATATTGATTTCAATGATACCAATTGGTATCGTAGGAGTGTTCTTTAAGGATTATGTGGAGACGATTTTCGGTTCGGGACTGCTGATTGTGGGCTGTATGTTGTTGTTGACTGCCGCCCTGCTGACTTTCTCTTATTACTATAAGCCGCGTCAGAAAGAAAAAATCTCGATGAAGGATGCTTTGATTATCGGTATCGCACAAGCTTGTGCGGTCATGCCGGGGTTGTCCCGTTCGGGTTCTACCATTGCTACGGGGCTTCTGTTGGGTGACAACAAGGCGAAATTGGCGCAATTTTCTTTCCTGATGGTTATTCCGCCTATCTTGGGAGAAGCGTTGCTCGACGGAATGAAGATGATGAAGGGCGAAGATGTGGTAGGTGATATTCCTGCGTTGTCGCTGATTGTCGGTTTCCTGGCTGCTTTTGTGGCGGGTTGCCTGGCTTGTAAGTGGATGATTAATGTAGTGAAGAAAGGAAAACTGATCTATTTCGCTATCTATTGCGCGATAGCAGGGTTGGTAACGATTATATTGAGCTGA
- the truB gene encoding tRNA pseudouridine(55) synthase TruB → MNFKKGEVLFFNKPLGWTSFKVVGHARYHICRRIGVKKLKVGHAGTLDPLATGVMIVCTGKATKRIEEFQYHTKEYVATLRLGATTPSYDLEHEIDATYPTEHITRELVEEVLTRFIGTIEQVPPAFSACMVDGKRAYELARKGEEVELKAKQLVIDEIELLECSLDVPEPMIRIRVVCSKGTYIRALARDIGEALHSGAHLTGLIRTRVGDVRLEDCLNPEHFKEWIDGQEIENEEENN, encoded by the coding sequence ATGAATTTTAAAAAAGGAGAAGTACTGTTTTTTAATAAACCTCTTGGCTGGACTTCATTTAAGGTAGTAGGGCACGCCCGTTATCATATTTGCCGGCGGATAGGGGTGAAAAAACTGAAGGTCGGTCATGCCGGCACGTTGGATCCCCTTGCGACAGGGGTAATGATTGTATGCACAGGCAAGGCTACGAAGAGAATAGAGGAGTTTCAATATCATACGAAGGAGTACGTCGCTACGCTCCGGTTGGGTGCTACCACACCGTCGTACGATTTGGAACATGAGATAGATGCCACCTACCCTACTGAGCATATCACGCGGGAGCTGGTGGAAGAAGTGCTGACGCGCTTTATCGGTACGATAGAACAGGTTCCGCCTGCTTTTTCCGCCTGCATGGTAGATGGGAAACGGGCATACGAACTGGCACGGAAAGGCGAGGAAGTCGAACTAAAGGCGAAGCAGCTTGTTATCGACGAGATTGAATTGCTGGAGTGCAGCCTGGATGTTCCCGAGCCGATGATTCGGATTCGTGTCGTATGCAGTAAGGGGACGTATATCCGAGCTTTGGCGCGTGACATTGGCGAAGCGCTCCATAGCGGAGCCCACCTGACAGGACTGATTCGTACCCGTGTGGGCGATGTCCGGTTGGAAGACTGCCTGAACCCCGAACACTTTAAAGAGTGGATTGACGGACAGGAAATAGAAAATGAGGAAGAAAATAATTAA
- the queA gene encoding tRNA preQ1(34) S-adenosylmethionine ribosyltransferase-isomerase QueA — MKLSQFKFKLPEDKIALHPMKYRDESRLMVLHRKTGKIEHKMFKEVLDYFDDKDVFIFNDTKVFPARLYGNKEKTGARIEVFLLRELNEELRLWDVLVDPARKIRIGNKLYFGPDDSMVAEVIDNTTSRGRTLRFLYDGPHDEFKKALYELGETPLPHTIINRPVEPEDAERFQSIFAKNEGAVTAPTASLHFSRELMKRLEIKGVDFAYITLHAGLGNFRDIDVEDLTKHKMDSEQMFVDEMAVKTVNRAKDTGKNVCAVGTTVMRAIESAVSTDGHLKEFEGWTNKFIFPPYEFTVANSMISNFHMPLSTLLMIVAAFGGYEQVMDAYHVALKEGYRFGTYGDAMLILDK; from the coding sequence ATGAAATTATCACAATTCAAATTTAAGTTACCCGAGGATAAGATTGCTCTGCATCCTATGAAATATAGGGATGAGTCTCGTTTGATGGTATTGCATCGTAAAACAGGTAAGATTGAGCACAAGATGTTCAAGGAAGTTCTGGACTACTTTGATGACAAGGATGTGTTTATATTCAACGATACGAAGGTATTCCCTGCGCGTTTGTACGGTAACAAGGAGAAGACGGGTGCCCGTATCGAAGTGTTCTTGTTGCGTGAGTTGAATGAGGAACTTCGCTTGTGGGACGTATTGGTAGATCCTGCCCGTAAGATTCGTATCGGTAACAAGCTGTATTTCGGCCCGGACGATTCAATGGTGGCCGAAGTTATTGATAATACCACTTCCCGTGGACGTACGCTCCGTTTCCTTTATGACGGGCCTCACGACGAATTTAAAAAAGCTTTGTATGAATTGGGTGAAACTCCCCTGCCCCATACTATCATCAACCGTCCTGTAGAGCCGGAAGATGCGGAACGTTTCCAGTCTATCTTTGCGAAGAACGAAGGTGCGGTGACTGCTCCCACTGCCAGCCTGCATTTCAGCCGTGAATTGATGAAGCGTCTGGAAATCAAGGGTGTGGATTTTGCATATATCACTCTGCATGCCGGTCTGGGTAATTTCCGTGACATCGACGTGGAAGACTTGACGAAGCATAAGATGGACTCAGAACAGATGTTTGTAGACGAGATGGCAGTGAAAACCGTTAATCGTGCGAAAGATACAGGCAAGAATGTGTGTGCGGTAGGTACGACAGTGATGCGTGCCATCGAAAGCGCAGTCAGCACCGACGGGCATTTGAAGGAATTTGAAGGATGGACGAACAAGTTTATCTTCCCGCCGTATGAATTTACGGTTGCCAATTCAATGATTTCCAACTTCCATATGCCGCTTTCTACATTGTTGATGATTGTAGCTGCTTTCGGGGGCTATGAGCAGGTGATGGATGCTTATCATGTAGCATTGAAGGAAGGCTACCGTTTCGGTACCTACGGAGATGCAATGCTGATTCTGGACAAATAA
- the folK gene encoding 2-amino-4-hydroxy-6-hydroxymethyldihydropteridine diphosphokinase, which yields MAKVYLGLGTNLGDKEQNLRDAVQKIEGQIGKVISLSAFYVTAPWGFASENSFLNAAACVETELSPLEVLQETQMIERELGRTQKSVNGIYSDRLIDIDLLLYEDLVLSVNSASGAELTLPHPLMAERDFVMKPLAEIAPDILHPVLGKTMKGILNAL from the coding sequence ATGGCAAAAGTATATTTGGGACTCGGTACTAACCTTGGAGATAAAGAACAGAATCTTCGGGATGCCGTGCAAAAGATAGAAGGGCAGATAGGGAAAGTCATTTCCCTGTCTGCTTTTTATGTTACTGCCCCCTGGGGCTTTGCTTCTGAAAACAGTTTCCTGAATGCGGCCGCCTGTGTGGAAACGGAATTATCTCCATTGGAAGTATTGCAAGAGACACAAATGATTGAAAGGGAGCTGGGGCGTACCCAAAAGTCCGTCAACGGAATATATAGCGACCGCCTGATTGATATTGATCTGTTACTTTATGAAGATTTAGTGCTTTCTGTGAACTCTGCTTCCGGAGCAGAGCTGACCCTCCCCCATCCGTTGATGGCAGAACGTGACTTTGTGATGAAACCACTGGCGGAAATTGCTCCGGACATCTTGCACCCTGTGTTGGGAAAGACAATGAAAGGTATTTTGAACGCACTCTAA
- the metK gene encoding methionine adenosyltransferase, translating to MGYLFTSESVSEGHPDKVADQISDAVLDKLLAYDPSSKVACETLVTTGQVVLAGEVKTKAYVDLQLIAREVIKKIGYTKGEYMFESNSCGVLSAIHEQSPDINRGVERQDPMEQGAGDQGMMFGYATNETENYMPLSLDLAHRILQVLADIRREGKVMTYLRPDAKSQVTIEYDDNGTPVRIDTIVVSTQHDDFIQPEDDSQAAQLKADEEMLSIIRRDVIEILMPRVIASIHHDKVLALFNDKIIYHVNPTGKFVIGGPHGDTGLTGRKIIVDTYGGKGAHGGGAFSGKDPSKVDRSAAYAARHIAKNMVAAGVADEMLVQVSYAIGVARPINIFVDTYGRSHVNMTDGEIARIIDQLFDLRPKAIEERLKLRNPIYQETAAYGHMGREPQVVTKKFFSRYEGDKTVDVELFTWEKLDYVDKIKAAFAL from the coding sequence ATGGGATACTTATTTACATCCGAATCGGTGTCAGAAGGACACCCCGACAAGGTAGCCGATCAAATATCGGATGCCGTGCTTGACAAACTGTTGGCTTACGACCCCAGTTCGAAAGTAGCTTGCGAAACACTAGTGACTACCGGACAAGTGGTGCTAGCGGGTGAAGTGAAAACAAAAGCGTACGTTGACCTGCAGCTCATCGCACGCGAAGTGATTAAGAAAATCGGCTATACCAAAGGAGAGTACATGTTCGAAAGCAACTCTTGTGGTGTACTTTCCGCCATTCATGAGCAAAGCCCCGATATCAACCGTGGTGTAGAACGTCAGGACCCGATGGAACAGGGCGCAGGCGACCAAGGAATGATGTTCGGTTATGCTACGAATGAAACGGAAAATTACATGCCGCTTTCTCTTGATTTGGCACACCGCATTCTGCAAGTGCTGGCCGATATCCGTCGTGAAGGCAAGGTGATGACTTATCTCCGCCCCGATGCGAAAAGCCAGGTTACTATCGAATATGACGACAACGGAACCCCTGTCCGCATTGATACAATTGTTGTTTCTACGCAACATGATGACTTTATCCAGCCGGAAGATGACTCGCAAGCCGCTCAGTTGAAAGCTGACGAAGAAATGCTGTCTATCATCCGCCGTGATGTGATTGAGATTCTGATGCCTCGTGTGATTGCTTCTATCCATCACGACAAAGTGTTGGCATTGTTCAATGATAAAATCATCTATCATGTCAATCCTACCGGAAAGTTTGTTATCGGTGGCCCTCACGGAGATACCGGTCTGACAGGTCGTAAGATTATCGTTGATACTTACGGTGGCAAGGGTGCTCATGGTGGCGGTGCTTTCTCAGGAAAAGATCCTAGCAAGGTAGACCGCAGCGCAGCATATGCAGCACGCCATATCGCTAAGAACATGGTAGCAGCAGGAGTAGCAGACGAAATGCTTGTACAGGTAAGTTATGCTATTGGTGTGGCTCGCCCGATTAATATCTTCGTGGATACTTACGGCCGTTCTCATGTGAATATGACTGATGGCGAGATTGCCCGTATCATTGACCAGTTGTTCGACCTTCGTCCGAAAGCTATCGAGGAACGCTTAAAGCTCCGTAATCCTATTTATCAGGAAACTGCCGCTTATGGCCACATGGGACGCGAACCGCAGGTGGTTACTAAGAAGTTCTTCTCTCGTTATGAGGGTGACAAGACAGTAGACGTAGAACTCTTTACATGGGAGAAGCTCGACTACGTTGATAAAATTAAAGCAGCTTTCGCTCTGTAA
- a CDS encoding DUF3244 domain-containing protein has translation MKAKFLLLLLLVVLFQVNTSFAREMKSAHRIELSATTKIQHRSIPIIPIAFVESPMVSIDFLVPVTSVTIIIKDAETEEVVYTSTDLNVEKLNINLTGEEKGKYVLEIQLPATSYAGEFELD, from the coding sequence ATGAAAGCTAAATTTTTACTTCTGTTATTGTTGGTCGTATTATTTCAAGTAAATACATCTTTTGCACGTGAGATGAAATCTGCGCATCGAATTGAATTGAGTGCTACTACTAAAATACAACATCGTTCTATCCCTATTATACCTATTGCTTTTGTTGAAAGCCCGATGGTATCTATCGATTTTCTTGTACCTGTTACTTCTGTAACAATCATCATAAAAGATGCAGAAACAGAAGAAGTCGTTTATACATCTACTGATTTGAATGTAGAAAAACTGAATATTAACCTCACTGGTGAAGAAAAAGGTAAGTATGTTTTGGAAATACAACTTCCGGCTACAAGTTATGCGGGGGAATTTGAATTAGATTAA
- a CDS encoding TIGR00730 family Rossman fold protein — protein sequence MNQINSVCVYSASSTKIDPVYFKAAEELGRLLAEHRIRLINGAGSIGLMRSVADAVLKSGGEVTGVIPHFMVEQNWHHTGLTELIEVESMHERKQKMANLSDGIIALPGGCGTLEELLEIITWKQLGLYLNPIIVLNVNGFFDPLLEMLEKAIEENFMRQQHGDIWKVARTPEEAVELLYETPVWDVSIRKFAAI from the coding sequence ATGAACCAAATAAATTCCGTATGCGTATATAGTGCTTCCAGTACCAAAATAGATCCCGTCTACTTTAAAGCAGCCGAAGAACTTGGGCGTTTGCTTGCCGAACATCGTATCCGCTTGATTAACGGAGCCGGAAGTATCGGTCTGATGCGCTCAGTGGCAGATGCTGTCTTGAAGAGTGGTGGTGAGGTGACCGGAGTCATCCCGCATTTTATGGTAGAACAGAACTGGCACCATACAGGATTGACGGAGCTGATAGAAGTGGAATCCATGCACGAGCGCAAGCAGAAAATGGCGAATCTGAGTGACGGTATCATTGCTTTGCCGGGTGGATGTGGCACGCTTGAAGAACTGCTTGAGATTATTACCTGGAAACAATTGGGGTTATACCTCAACCCTATTATAGTTCTTAATGTAAACGGGTTCTTTGACCCGTTGCTGGAAATGCTTGAAAAAGCTATTGAAGAAAATTTTATGCGTCAACAGCATGGAGATATATGGAAAGTGGCTCGGACACCTGAGGAAGCCGTAGAGTTGCTTTATGAGACTCCGGTGTGGGATGTTTCCATTCGTAAATTTGCAGCTATATGA